A genome region from bacterium BMS3Abin08 includes the following:
- the ndk gene encoding nucleoside diphosphate kinase encodes MEQTLSIVKPDGVRKNLIGEVIRRFEQAGLRIAGLKMLHMSREEARGFYIVHKDRPFYDSLTEFMSGGPIVVMVVKGEGAIPKVRELMGATNPDDAASGTIRADFASGIESNIVHGSDSPESASYEIGYFFSALEVMK; translated from the coding sequence ATGGAGCAGACACTCTCAATAGTAAAGCCCGACGGTGTCAGGAAGAACCTGATCGGTGAAGTGATCAGGAGGTTTGAGCAGGCAGGACTGAGGATAGCGGGGCTTAAGATGCTGCATATGTCCAGGGAAGAGGCAAGGGGCTTTTACATCGTTCACAAGGACAGGCCCTTTTATGACAGTCTCACTGAATTTATGTCCGGGGGACCAATCGTGGTTATGGTGGTTAAGGGGGAGGGTGCAATCCCCAAGGTGAGGGAGCTTATGGGCGCTACAAACCCCGACGATGCCGCGTCCGGTACGATAAGGGCGGACTTTGCCTCCGGTATAGAGAGCAATATCGTTCACGGCTCGGACTCCCCGGAGTCGGCAAGCTATGAGATAGGTTACTTCTTCTCCGCTCTCGAGGTAATGAAATAG